The Alnus glutinosa chromosome 1, dhAlnGlut1.1, whole genome shotgun sequence region GCAGGCGAGTGCCCCTTTGGTCGACATATCATTTTGGATGTTTTTTGTGAGAAAAGTTGACTAACTTTATCTTGTCTGAAATGAAGGTTGTATTTGCCTGGCTTGAAGTGGAGAGTGTGTCTGAAATGCGTAAAACTTGCAAAGATAATCTGAAGGTCAGATGTCAAGATTCCGGGTCTAGCGCCTCTACTACTCAGACTGACCAGGCATACTGTGCATGTGAATCTTCTAAAACCGGTAAAAGGAAGCATATGGAGCTAAATTTTGATCATACCAAATCCACTGTGTCTTGCCCTATAGATGAAATATTGCTTTGGCATAAGGCTATAAAAAGAGAGTTGAACGATATAGCTGAGGCAGCTAGAAAGATACAACTTTCTGGAGATTTTTCTGATTTGCTTGCATTCAACAAGAGGCTGCAATTCATTGCAGAAGTCTGCATCTTTCACAGGTGTGGTTTTCAGCTGTATTTCCTATTTTGATTTCCTTTACTGGCAAATCTGAGTCTTTGAatgtaattattcaattatgGCATACTTAAAATGATTTGTCTTGTGGACAAGGAAAATAATACCTTTGAATCCTGAACCAGTTCTTATACTTAGAAGTTCTATTCATGAAGTATGGCAGCCTTCAAGCAGTAAAGTTCACTAGAAGCGTATGGTTTagttttttaagaatttttgaatttgatgggttttttcGTTTAGTCTGCCTTCATGGGTtctttggatttattttttaaacttttgttttcttctaacCTTGGACCAAGAAACCGATAGTAACCAGTACTGAAAGAGAGGTGTGTAGCATTACATACTCTTTCTTGTTGGATATCTTAGGACTGCCTAcattttgtgaaatgaacttcTCATGTCTCTCTGTCTGCAGCATTGCTGAGGACAAAGTTATATTCCCTGCTGTAGATGCAGAACTCTCTTTTGCTCAGGAGCATGCAGAAGAAGAAATTCAATTTGACAAGCTAAGGTGCCTGATAGAAAGCATTCAAAGTGCTGAAGCCAACTCAACTTCAGCTGAATTTTGTACGAAGTTGTGCTTTCAGGCTGATCAAATAATGGACACTATACAGAAGCACTTCCATGATGAGGAGGTTCAGGTGAGTACTTTTGCAATAATGACAATGAGCTGAGCCTGTGGAAAGGGGACATTCAGTTAGACCGTGTTCTGCATTTTTACGTTATATTCTGCGTACGATTTGGTGAACACTTTTTTATCAGCATTTAGAACTTGAAAGACATGATAAAGCATCCTAGTTGTCCTTAAAAGCCATCTAACAAATACTTTCCATTTGCAGGTTCTTCCTCTTGCTCGAAAGCATTTTAGCCCCAAAAGACAGCGAGAACTTCTGTATCAAAGCTTATGTGTGATGCCCTTGAAATTGATTGAATGTGTCTTACCATGGTTGGTAGGATCAGTTAGTGATGAAGAAGCAAGGTCTTTTCTTCAGAATATGTATATGGCAGGTTCAATATCAGCTCTTGTTACTTTATATTAATAGGTTGCAATGTGTGTGGTATGCTTGCTATCTGTTTCTAACTTGTGGAGTTATCTGATGCAGCTCCTGATTCAGATTCTGCACTGGTCACACTTTTTTCTGGCTGGGCCTGTAAAGGTCGTTCAAGGAATGTTTGCTTGTCTTCAAGTGCAATTGGTTGTTGCGCTGCAAGGGTACTGACTGGAACAGAAGATCATGTTAGCCAACCACTATGTGCATGTGCCACACCGTGTGCTGCTGAGGAAAAATCTCCATTCAGTCAAGCAGATGACAATAGAAGGCCAGTCAAACATGGAAGTGCAATACCACGGGAAGATAGTGATGCTTGTCACTCTACAGGAactgtaaattctgttaaattatcTTGCAGTAATCAGTCTTGCTGTGTCCCTTGTTTAGGAGTGAAAGACAATAATCTAGGAGTAAGCTCTTTATCAGCAGCAAAATCTCTACGTTCCCTATCTTTTAGTCCTTCTGCTCCTTCCCTCAACTCAAGTCTTTTTAACTGGGAAATAGATATAGCCTTTGCTGACACTGGATCTGCAACACGGCCTATTGATaacatatttaaatttcataaagCCATTCGCAAAGATTTGGAATATTTGGATGTTGAATCCGGAAAGCTTAATGATTGTAATGAGGCCTTTCTTAGGCAATTTACTGGCAGATTTCGTTTGTTATGGGGTTTATATAGAGCTCATAGTAATGCAGAGGATGATATAGTATTTCCAGCATTGGAATCTAAAGAAACTCTTCATAATGTGAGCCACTCCTATACTTTGGACCACAAGCAGGAAGAGAAACTATTTAAGGATATTTCTTCTACACTTTCTGAGCTCACACAACTGCATGAGCGATTGAACAGTACAAATATAGCTGATCATTTAACTGGAAGTTACTTTGATCCTTCTGATCATAATGATACTATGAGAAAGTACAATGAGCTGTCCACTAAGCTTCAAGGCATGTGCAAATCCATTAGAGTTACATTGGATCAACATGTTTTCCGGGAAGAACATGAATTATGGCCATTGTTTGACAGACATTTTTCTGTGGAAGAACAGGATAAAATTGTTGGTAGAATAATTGGTACTACAGGTGCAGAAGTCCTTCAATCAATGTTGCCATGGGTTACTTCTGCTCTTACTCAGGaggaacaaaacaaaatgatggACACCTGGAAGCATGCAACTAAAAATACAATGTTCAGTGAGTGGCTTAATGAATGGTGGGAAGGAACTTATGCTGCATTTCCAAATACAACAACATCAGGGAGTAGCATTTCACTAGGTTCGTGCAGTGTTTTTGTTATTGTTAGTGCTGCCTTTGCatatattcttttcaatttatgttTATAGTTCTCGTTTATTATCTAAATTTggttttataaaattcaagttTGTTGAAGATTCACattgttaagatttatttctaaTATGTTACAAATTTACAATATTAGGTACTGATGCCTACGAAAGCTTGGATCACAGTGATCTAACTTTCAAGCCTGGATGGAAAGATATCTTTAGGATGAATCAAAATGAGCTTGAATCTGAAATAAGAAGAGTTTCTCGAGATTCAACTCTTGATCCGAGGAGAAAAGCATATCTTATTCAAAACCTTATGACCAGGTCAGTTTATGTTGTGACCCTtttatgaaacttattccaACCATTTGGATTAATATGCTTTTGtacatatactttttttttttgataagttacgCTTTTACATATAAATGGTTGTGTTAGTCGGTGGATAGCATCTCAGCAGAAGTTACTTCAGGCAACGGTTGGTGAAAGTTCAAATTGTGAAGACTTACTTGAATGTTCTCCGTCATTTCGTGATTCGGAGAAACAAGTATTTGGGTGTGAGCATTACAAAAGAAATTGCAAACTCCGTGCTGCTTGCTGTGGCAAGTTATTTACATGCAGGTTCTGCCATGATAAAGTCAGTGACCATTCAATGGATAGGTAAGTTTGCGCCTTGTATAGTTTGCTTGATTGTCACTGGACTTCTATGTATAgttttttaatatcaatttaTTTACAGGAAGGCTACAGCTGACATGATGTGTATGCAGTGCTTGAAAATTCAGCCTGTTGGGCCACTTTGCTCAACTCCTTCCTGTGGTGGACTATCAATGGCAAAGTACTATTGCAGtatttgcaaattttttgaTGATGAAAGGTACATacttttgttatatttttttcctcccCAATCATTTATTGATGAcatctctgtgtgtgtgttctttgttttttttttttttttttttttttttagagttcaATAGAGTGCAAAATTGTAAGATTTATATTTGACAGCATAATAGATTTGTTGGAGTGGAACTGAAggcttttagtgttttttttttttttttttggccaaaatGCAAGCTTTGAGTTGAGATCATATACTGCACATTTACAGTGCATTACTTATCTGTTTAGGTATCTAGAATTTTGATTGGTCGCAGATTTGaggttttctttttggtaagttGTGTAGATATGCAGTGTGTGAAGTCAATCTTGTGGGGTAGGTGCCTTGGACAATATAAATACCAAAAAGAAGTAAGAGATATTTGTTACTCATTATCCTCCACCAATTTATTTCTTGACAAGTTTTGGTTTTGTATTTGGTTTCATGGTGACAGACTGGTACTGCACGTGTCCATATCATTTCTTGCTATTTAAGCCATATGAATATGCTGAATAGTCTGCTTTCTTTAAAGTTTAGGTTTAGTTCCTTTTGTGGTTAAGATTTGCTGAAGTGGGTTTCTTATTTTTcctctatatttttatttcaggACAGTTTATCATTGTCCTTTCTGCAATTTATGCCGTGTTGGGAAGGGACTTGGTATTGATTTCTTTCATTGCATGACATGCAATTGTTGCCTGGGCATAACGTTAGTGGATCACAAATGCTGCGAGAAAAGTCTGGAAATAAACTGTCCCATATGCTGTGATTTTTTGTTCACATCAAGTGCGACTGTTCGAGCTCTTCCATGTGGCCATTTTATGCATTCAGCTTGCTTCCAGGtctatattttatttccttcttgCTTTGATTTCTGTACTGAATTTATGTTCCAATTATTTTTGCTTCTATATAAGGAGATTGATTTTTGTCGGTGCTTGATGTTATATTCCACTTCATTCATTATTTCAGGCATACACTTGCAGTCACTATGTTTGCCCAATTTGCAGCAAATCTTTGGGAAATATGGCGGTAAGTGAACTATTTTTTAACACTACTTCAGCTATTGTTACACTATTATGAAGATCCATTATGAGGTTGGGCACCACATTGAAATAAGTTTATTCAACTTGCtgtcttttttgaaaaataaaaataaataaattgtaacaCTTATATTAGAATAATTTGTTCTTACTGGCATACAggagaggatttttttttatatataatttttaataaaaatctctatattattgttattttatttttatgtctcttaattGTGTGATTTTGCTTATTAGCTAGCTTCCACCTGGAGTTCAAACGCCTCCTAAATGAACCTCACTATAATGAACAAAAGCTTATAATGGATGCATATGGACTTGATAAGCtaatcccatttttttttttaaaaaaaaaaaaagtaattggcCCCAAGGAGAAGGGGATGAGAAATTTCGAACTAGTgagcttcatgaggcgtggtctctagccgattgagctatcccttAGGATTCAACTTGATAAGCTAATTTTTAGATGATATAGATCTAATACACTTAAGAGTGAAGCTGATTGGTTAGCAAGTACATTTGATATTGGTACATGGTTAGAAGTGGTGAAGAATGGGAGGTTTTACatctttgtgttttcttttcattatcCTAGGTTTACCACAGCATTAGGCTAATCATCGAAAACTTATACCTACGTGgttctgtttattttttttttaaaaagaagggtttacgttatttaaaaaataaaccattTTCTGTGAGCCTGCCTCCCCTCCCCCAATCATTGCCGCATCATTTTGCCAATATTTTCTCCCCTGCAGGGGACATCCAATTTTTCTCTCTAGTCTTCAAGTCACCGCCTCAAACAACTCTCATAGATCGAGCTAGATGGCGTCTTACAGTGCGATCATCTGCCAGCTTGAAAGTCGGCCATCGAACTGCAAGTCCTTTCTCTGCAAGAATATTCGAAGCATACCCACTTATAATAAAATTCCACAATTAACATCTCAATTCATGGAACAACTTCTCCACACTTTCAACTCTGCCATAATTTAGGTAGAAAGCAATAAGAGAATTCACAATTGAGAAAACCCAATCTCAACAAATTTCCATGAACCTAAGGCACTAAAACACtttaaaacacaagaaaacataTAAGAATTTGCTTCAATCCCCAACTCCTGCATCTTCCTAAATAAACACATTTCTTTCTCCAAAATCACCAATTCTTGTGTACTCATTTATCATAAGATTCCAAAGAAATGACTTTTTCACTTGCAACCTTATCGAAAAGCCACTCTCAAATCCCCACAACTAACATACATAAAAACAAGTTTGGCACCCAAAACTCCATCAACTATTAAGCCATTAGAACAAATAATCTAGTGAACCTTTTTACCATCTTCTAGCGATTTAAGTTCGGCACAAAGTTGCAAAACTGAACAATAAATCTTCATCTTGAGAAAATGGTGGGTAACAAAGGGGTTGCCGAAAAtagtttgaagaaaatgaaaccaTTTTGGGATTTGACTAAGTTTTCTTTAGGATTAGGATAGCGGTGGTAAAAAGGAAGAGAGACCAGGAAGATTGGTGTGATTTAAGTAGTAATATGCTTGAAATTTCTTCTGTATTTGAAGCTTGTTTGAGCAGTAATATGCTTTGGTCTAACTGACAGTTTCGGGATttattacttttacttttagtttttttttttttttttcattcctgATCCACGTCTCCATGTATATAAgatgtttgataaaatgtcttTTGGAGGGAGTtgttgtgtaaaataataaacttgTGATTTTTGGTGTGCACCAAACAACTAAAACTATTTTCAGGATGTGACAGCCTAATACTGGACGGAGCCATAACTGCTTTGTGGACTGAACACATTATAAATGGAAATTATACTGATTAGTTATGAGTGAATGGGAGGTTTGGCTGGTTGGACTGGAACTATACTATTTGCAGATGGAATTCTTAGCTTTGTTTGGTGCTATATACCTTTTTTGCTTCCCCTAGGTGTGTCCATGAACATTAGTTTGGGTCTTCGCCCATCTGTCTGAGTCCAAAACGGGGGAGAGTATGTAGCGAGTCCAAAATGGGAAGTTTAGTGTGAGCCAACAAAAATGGAGTGAGTTTACAGGCCACTCACATGTTTAATTTGAATGCTTTAAAATATGCTTTCTTTTAAGACACCTAGGACCATATACTTTCATTTCTACTTTACTACTAGAGCGAGGAATTcctttctgtttttttcttctggtAAGTGGTCTATCTGTCCAGGACAATATTATCTGCAGATGGAagatgaggaaaaaaaagaagatatagtTGTTTATTTCCTTCCAATTCACATGTGTGTGCGGCCCATGcctatgtttaaatttttactTTGCCTCCCTCATCAGGTTTACTTCGGCATGCTTGATGCTCTATTGGCTTCTGAGGAACTCCCAGAAGAATACAGGAACCGCTGTCAGGTAAACATCTAGACTTCATTTTATCTTCAAATTCTGATCAAGCTATCATTATTTGCTGAATATTAAAGTGACTAAATTTGGTATTCCAGGATATACTTTGCAATGACTGTGATAAGAAGGGGAATGCACCCTTCCACTGGCTATACCATAAGTGTGGGTCTTGTGGATCCTATAATACTAGAGTAATTAAGGTTAATTCTAGTTCCTATTGCTCAACATCAAACTTGTGAGGGCATCTGGCTTTCCCTTGGTCTTATTTGGTTGTTTAAATACCTTTGGCGGCAGCACCAGTTATACATAGCTTTGTAAAGTAACATGCCAttaaaatagttaatttttagGGTTACACCCCAAAACCAGTGATCATCCTTTTCTCCCCCAACATTACGAGGTTGGTTGATTTTTGTTCCTTACATGGATTTTCAATGTAGAAACTGAAAATATATTGCCTTGAGGAGGAAAAAATTTATCAATAGAAAGTCTCTGCCATTGCTTAAATGACTTGCTAATTTCCAAGCCCACTTGGTTTTCTTTGGCCCCCCTTAGTAATATACGAATTTCCGGTGCATTAAGATACTTTTTCGCCACAGCATAGTGATGAGAGAAAATGCAGTTTCGGTTGTATTGGACAGATTGACTGCATCGATGTGTTCTGGACCTGAATCTAAAAACTGTTCATTTATCAATGTGATATTGTGATATAAGGGGAAATAGTTTGATATTAATCGTAAGTCATGGAGGTAATCTCATGGAAGAGAGCTGGAAATATTATATGAAAAGATGACATGTTAGTTGctaacttttttaataaaagatgaCTTTGACAAAACGGCCTGGTGGGAAATAATTTACTTGGGTGCAAAGCTTCAAAACAGATTTCTCAATTCCGTTGAGCTTGACAGGTTAACAACTAAATTTTTGACCTGTAATCAATCAATCAAGGAAGATGGTGCAAAATTATTGGGAGACTTGTGAAGGCGACTTAATTCACCGTAAAGAGTTTAGTTGCATGATGTTACTTGCAAGCAGTGGAGTTAGGTGTTTGATTCATAgcgaacaaaattaaaaaatagagttgaataaaaattgattaaaatgtattattattcatcaacaattaatttaaaaaggcaactaaatataaaagtttactagacaattttattatttaatagtaaatttaaaaataaatcaatgtcaaaattttattacatAGTTGAAATGTAATGGTTGGCTACTGCATTTTGCAAATTACCACGTTTCATATACACCTTTTATGGAACGCCAACCTTCAGTGTTAAATAAGCATGTGATTAGTTGGTGTCATACATGCTAATCAAACAAATTCACTCttctacttataaaaataataaataaatcacttgTGTAAGTCTAACGCAGCAACGCTGAAGGATTGGCATGATGGTGTTTAAACATTTCTTTTCAACGGCAATAACTCCGTCCTTCAAACAAAGTCGACACATACACGTAAATGACAAATCCCCCTGAAATCTCTCCATCGGCTTTGCTCTTAGCAAACTCAGCTTCTCCATTTAAGCAAGGCAGCGAGCCTAAGATGACCGAAGTCAAATTGCTCGGTCAGTTGAGCCGGAAAGATCGTTGGTAATGTTGATGACCCTTAGTGAGTGAGTGATGGTGGGCAACCTAGCAACCGAGACAACTCTAcctaaactaaaataaatttttggccGGCTAAGGGGTTGTTTGCCCTCTCTCGACCCCACTAGCTTCGCCAGTGCTTGCAGGGATGTTACCAAACATCTTGATGCAAGAAGCATAAGTCTTTAACAAATTGTACTTCCCTTAACAACCAAATTTTCGTTATATGTTACTATGTAGCTTCCTTGCTTAGCTTGAACATTATGATTTTTATGTGATGTCTCGAATTATCATGGATAATGTACTGAGGGataaaaacattaataacaGAAATGcaattactaattttttttttttaatttttaatttttttatgatgttGGTTAATTGAATTggatacatttatttatttccagTTAAAATTGATGgcgttttcaaaacaaaaggaTTTTTTGTTGAATGTCTTCCAATGGAGTGATTACTGTCTTTGGTAATATAGTGATGGTTTTTtaatagagtaatgttatataatATACTTTAATCTCATATTTATCTCATTGAGCTGATGTAGTAGTATTCATCAGctcttgaatttctttttttttttttaatagagacTGATCAAATGGTTAATAGGCACTACCGCATCAATCCAATGAAATAAGAGTTTGAGTATGTAGGTGTGGCATTATTCATCCTTTTATATGACTCGTAAACTTCATCATGAATTTCATTTGTGTGATCCACTCTTATTTaggatataaaaaaaaaagagtattacTCCTGAATAATTAATAATTGCTCATTGAGGTCGTGAATTTAACACTGTGTAATAAAACAATTGCATTTTTACATATAGAGCATATAAAAAGATGGAACTGTTGGTAACTAAAACTACGATCAGagtgatttaattaaaaaccaagaTTGAAccctccattttttattttttttttcattttcggACAGGTTTTTGTCTTGTTCAGTTTGTTTTTACCTAATATTTCGCGCTCAAATGCTTTAAACCGTCTATGCTCCTGGTGCTAGTGTATTTATGTGCCTGACCtgataagaatatatatatttttttttaaaaaaaaaaagaaaagaaaaaagaataggaGTATTTAGATTATGATCTAATAATTCTTAGAATATTCTACCGAATAGATTTTCTCAAATCTCTAGTTCAATTGAGAATCATGCACATAAACCTTACAGATccaatagttattttaaaaagtgaaaggATTTGAAAAGAACTATAAGAAAAAATGTATCACTTTTCAATTGAACTAGAAATTATACCTTCCATATTTCTAGGGTTTAACATTTATTATTTCAACTCAACTTGAGGGAACTAATACAACTCAAGCCAactcttgggtttttttttttttttttttttttttgaaaaaaagtaagTCAACAGGGTCTACAAAGTAAACATCTTTGAGCCTTCCCCCTCTCCCCCTttgaatatataataataataataaaaaaggtctTTGAGCCTAGGCTTCAAAAGGACTAAATggcaatttcaaaaaaagaaaaagaaaaaaagaaaaaaggaaagggacTAAATGGCATGATCCCAAATGCTTCTCTCCACCTACAAACATTCTCAAA contains the following coding sequences:
- the LOC133852970 gene encoding zinc finger protein BRUTUS-like, with the translated sequence MATPFPGLQHRDGGGGVAVMAGPVNAIDPSPSKACVKNNPALKPPILIFLFFHKAIRSELEGLHRAAMAFATGAGDIKPLLERYHFLRAIYKHHCNAEDEVIFPALDIRVKNVAKTYSLEHEGESVLFDQLFELLKSNMQNGESYRRELASCTGALLTSISQHMFKEEEQVFPLLIEKFSFEEQATLVWQFLCSIPVNMMAEFLPWLSSSISSDERQDMRKCLCKIIPEEKLLQQVVFAWLEVESVSEMRKTCKDNLKVRCQDSGSSASTTQTDQAYCACESSKTGKRKHMELNFDHTKSTVSCPIDEILLWHKAIKRELNDIAEAARKIQLSGDFSDLLAFNKRLQFIAEVCIFHSIAEDKVIFPAVDAELSFAQEHAEEEIQFDKLRCLIESIQSAEANSTSAEFCTKLCFQADQIMDTIQKHFHDEEVQVLPLARKHFSPKRQRELLYQSLCVMPLKLIECVLPWLVGSVSDEEARSFLQNMYMAAPDSDSALVTLFSGWACKGRSRNVCLSSSAIGCCAARVLTGTEDHVSQPLCACATPCAAEEKSPFSQADDNRRPVKHGSAIPREDSDACHSTGTVNSVKLSCSNQSCCVPCLGVKDNNLGVSSLSAAKSLRSLSFSPSAPSLNSSLFNWEIDIAFADTGSATRPIDNIFKFHKAIRKDLEYLDVESGKLNDCNEAFLRQFTGRFRLLWGLYRAHSNAEDDIVFPALESKETLHNVSHSYTLDHKQEEKLFKDISSTLSELTQLHERLNSTNIADHLTGSYFDPSDHNDTMRKYNELSTKLQGMCKSIRVTLDQHVFREEHELWPLFDRHFSVEEQDKIVGRIIGTTGAEVLQSMLPWVTSALTQEEQNKMMDTWKHATKNTMFSEWLNEWWEGTYAAFPNTTTSGSSISLGTDAYESLDHSDLTFKPGWKDIFRMNQNELESEIRRVSRDSTLDPRRKAYLIQNLMTSRWIASQQKLLQATVGESSNCEDLLECSPSFRDSEKQVFGCEHYKRNCKLRAACCGKLFTCRFCHDKVSDHSMDRKATADMMCMQCLKIQPVGPLCSTPSCGGLSMAKYYCSICKFFDDERTVYHCPFCNLCRVGKGLGIDFFHCMTCNCCLGITLVDHKCCEKSLEINCPICCDFLFTSSATVRALPCGHFMHSACFQAYTCSHYVCPICSKSLGNMAVYFGMLDALLASEELPEEYRNRCQDILCNDCDKKGNAPFHWLYHKCGSCGSYNTRVIKVNSSSYCSTSNL